The DNA region CTGCCGCGCCGGCCGCGGCCGACGCGGGCGTGCCCCATCTGGCGAGTCCGGAGCATCTGCCGCCGGGCAGCACCAGCACGCCGCCGCCGGCATCGGAGGGCCGCGGGCTGACCTACCTGCGTGAGCTCTGGCATGCGGTGCAGACTCAGGACGTCAGCGGCGCCGACGCGCTGCTGCTGCTCACCCAACGGCCGATGAATCCCGACGCCAACTCCCCGCGCGGGCTACCCGGCGGCCCGCAGGTCCCGCCGGCGCCCTAGCACCTAGCGCGGTTTGGCCGCGCTGGGCTTGGTCGAGGTCGAGGCGCTGGTGCTCGCGGCGCCGCCGGACTCGGCGGCCAGGCTCGACGCCTCGTAGAAGGCCCACGTATCCCGGTAGATCACCTTGCCGCCCGAGGTCACGGTCAGGTCGGTCGGTGACACCGTGTACAGCGCGCCGTCGTTGCGTGCCACGAACATCCCGTCCCCGGACGATTCGGCGGAGACCGTCAGCGCCGCACCGTCGTTGACGCGCACCCCGCGGTATTCGTAGTCTCCACCGGGATCCGCGCAGATCACCACGACCGAGCGCTGGGTGCGTCCCACGGCGACCGCGCTCTGACCGGCCTCGCAGCGAGCCTTCGATCCGATGAAACCCAGCGCGTCGGTGTCGGTGCTGTTCGACGCGCTCGTCGACGTCGAGGTCGCGGTAGCGGCCGAGGTGCTGGTCGGGCTCGCCGGCGCGGCTTCGGCTACCGGCAACCGTCGGTCGCCGCCGGTCTGGGCCATGACGCCCGCGAAGAGCGCCACGACCGCCAGCAGCGCGCCCAATCCGGTCAGCATCAACACATTGCGACTGGACAACACCGGGGCCTCCTGTGCATCGTTCGGACTGCCCCAAGCAAACCATCCTGAACAGCGATTTTCCCGCTCCGCCGACGGTGTTTCGCGGGAAAGTTCATCGCTGGCCACGCGGCAGCGGATAGGCTGCGCCGGGACGGGATTACGGGAAGGCGGGCCATGATTCGCGACCTTTCGATCGCCGCCGCGGCTGCCGGCGCCGCGTGCGCCCTCGCGCTGGGCGCCGCGGGCGATGCGGCCGCCGAACCCGACCACGGCTACGCCGATGTTCCCGGGATGGCCCAGGACGTGCAGCTGAGCACCAAGTGCTACAGCTGGGAGCGCTTCATCTTCGGCCGCGGCGTGGCGGGACAGACCTACGCCTGCCACTACATCCCCAACCAGTGGCCGCCGGTCGACGCCGGCTTCTGGGTGTGGTCACCGCCGCTGTACGGCGTGCAGGAGATCGGCGCGCCGTGCCCGACCAACCGCGGCGCCGCCGCCCAGTCCCCGGACGGCCTGCCGCTGGAATGCGCGGGTGACAAGGGCTGGCAGCAGGACTTCTACGCCTGAGGGCCGGCGTCAGCCGGCGGCCTCGTTGAGCTCGTTGAGCGTCGAGGTCGCCTCCAGGTACTCCTGCACCCACCGTTCGATCACCGTCGAGGTCTTCTCGACCTTGTTGAACTGCCCGACGACCTGACCGACCGGGTTGAACGCCACGTCGACGCTCTCATCGGGGTACTTGTGCGTGGCGGCGACCGCCATCCCGGAAACCATGTACTGCAACGGCATTCCGAGTGGCTTCGGGTTGTCCGGGTTCTCCCACGCCTCGGTCCACTCGTTGCGCAGCATGCGCGCCGGCTTGCCCGTGAACGAGCGGCTGCGCACGGTGTCGCGGCTGGTGGCCTTGGCGTACGCGGCCTGCTGCACCGGGGTGTTCTCGGCCTCTTCGACCATCAGCCACTGCGACCCCGTCCAGGCGCCCTGGGTGCCCAAGGCCAGCGCCGCGGCGATCTGCTGGCCGCTGCCGATGCCGCCGGCGGCCAGCACCGGAATCGGTGCCACCTCCTTGACCACCTCGGGCCACAGCACGATCGAGCCGACGTCGCCGCAGTGCCCACCGGCCTCACCGCCCTGGGCGATGATGATGTCGACGCCGGCGTCGGCGTGCTTGCGGGCCTGCCGCGCCGATCCGCACAGCGCCGCGACCACCCGTCCGGCGTCGTGGATGTGCTTGATCATCTCGGCCGGCGGGGTACCCAGCGCGTTGGCGATCATGGTGACCTTCGGATGCTGCAGCGCCACCTCGACCTGCGGGGTGGCGGTCGCCTCGGTCCAGCCGAGCAGCTGCAGGGCGTCGTCGTCGCTGTGCTCGACCGGGACACCGTGATCGGCGAGGATCTTGCGGGCGAACTCCAGGTGCTCGTCGGGAACCAGGTCGTTGAGCGTCTTCTTGAGGACCTCCGGCGACAGATCCGTGGCGTCCATGCCCTCGTATTTGTTGGGGATCACGATGTCGACGCCGTACGGGTGGTCGCCGATGTTCTCATCGATCCACTTCAGCTCGATCTCGAGTTGCTCGGGGGTGAACCCGACCGCGCCGAGCACGCCGTAGCCGCCGGCCTTGCTCACCGCGACCACGACATCGCGGCAGTGGGTGAAGGCGAAGATCGGGAACTCGATGCCCAATTGATCGCAGAGGGGAGTGTGCATAGTCGGCTCCTGGTGAGCTTAGGGCGGGCGCAAGCGCAAGACTGGAACGTGTTCTAGTTTATCTCAACCGCGGGCCGAACTCGCGTCCCCTCCGGAAATGCGGGCCCGTTCAGCGCAGCGTCGCGAAGAAGCGGCGCACGTCGTCGACCAACAACTCCGGTTGCTCCAGCGCGGCGAAGTGGCCACCGCGCGGCATCGCCGTCCAGTGCGTGATGTGGTAGGAACCCTCACACCAGCTGCGCGG from Mycolicibacterium sp. MU0053 includes:
- a CDS encoding nitronate monooxygenase; the protein is MHTPLCDQLGIEFPIFAFTHCRDVVVAVSKAGGYGVLGAVGFTPEQLEIELKWIDENIGDHPYGVDIVIPNKYEGMDATDLSPEVLKKTLNDLVPDEHLEFARKILADHGVPVEHSDDDALQLLGWTEATATPQVEVALQHPKVTMIANALGTPPAEMIKHIHDAGRVVAALCGSARQARKHADAGVDIIIAQGGEAGGHCGDVGSIVLWPEVVKEVAPIPVLAAGGIGSGQQIAAALALGTQGAWTGSQWLMVEEAENTPVQQAAYAKATSRDTVRSRSFTGKPARMLRNEWTEAWENPDNPKPLGMPLQYMVSGMAVAATHKYPDESVDVAFNPVGQVVGQFNKVEKTSTVIERWVQEYLEATSTLNELNEAAG